A genome region from Candidatus Abyssobacteria bacterium SURF_5 includes the following:
- a CDS encoding thiol peroxidase codes for MPERPGLVTINGNPLTLVGQEVKVGSPAPDFVALDTDLQPVRFSSYRGKKCIISSVPSLDTPVCDTETRRFNEEAAKLGSDAALLTISMDLPFAQKRWCAAAGIDKVETLSDHREAAFGNAYGVLIKELRLLARAIFLVDSGGVVRYTQLVKEVTSEPDYSAVLNAFREL; via the coding sequence ATGCCGGAGAGACCAGGCCTCGTCACCATCAATGGGAATCCGCTGACACTCGTCGGACAAGAAGTGAAAGTGGGCTCGCCCGCTCCTGATTTCGTCGCGCTGGATACCGACCTCCAGCCCGTCCGGTTTTCTTCGTACCGCGGCAAAAAATGCATTATCTCTTCTGTGCCCTCTCTCGATACGCCCGTCTGCGATACAGAGACGCGCAGGTTTAATGAAGAGGCCGCAAAACTGGGCTCCGATGCGGCTCTGCTCACCATAAGCATGGACTTGCCGTTCGCCCAGAAGCGATGGTGCGCCGCCGCCGGAATCGATAAAGTTGAGACGCTTTCCGACCACCGTGAAGCCGCCTTTGGCAACGCCTACGGTGTCTTGATAAAGGAACTTCGCCTGCTCGCGCGTGCGATCTTCCTGGTCGATTCGGGAGGCGTCGTCAGATATACCCAACTGGTGAAGGAGGTAACCAGCGAGCCGGATTACTCCGCCGTTCTGAACGCGTTTAGAGAATTATGA